AAAAGGCCTGATTTTCCATCCAAATAGTCATTCCATGCTTCAATTTGAAATGGGAAAGGCTCCCAACCTTTACTCCGAAAATATTCATACCCTTTGTTGAGTCTCTTATCCTCCATGAATTTGATAGATCCGAATTGTTCTAATTTGAAAATGAGATAATTCTATTTGATATTCCATCTTTGGAAGATAATTGACGGAAAATAGTTATTTGAATTCCAATCCCAATATTAACAGCAAAGCATTTATTTGGTTTTGCATATTGAAATAGAAATAGCAATTTAGAAAAGAGAAACATATAGAAAATGATTTCGTTTCTTTTTGGAAAGAGATACTAAAGCATGAAAAAACTGATATTAGGCTTAGTCGTAGCAACCTTGTTTTTGGGTTGCATGAAAACTGAAAGACCCGATAGGTACACGAGGTCAATAGTATATGAACTACAGCAAACTAGTGAATATGAATACACGGGCGAATTGGTAGTAGGAGAACTGCCAAGTGGAGAGCTTGAGTTGGTGATTACTTTGAAAGGAGAGAAGGGGAGTACAGCAGTGAATTATCCTGCTCATTTACATTATGAGCCTTATGGTAATCCTGACGCAGCAATGGCAGCTATGTTAAACCCTGTTCGTGCAAGCAACTTAGTCAGTGCTACTATTTTAAATGAGTTGGGGAATGGAACTCCGATAAACTATGATAGTTTTCAAAATTTCAATGGGCATGTCAAAGTTCATTTGGCAAGCGAAGGGCCTGATTATGAGGTGATATTAGTGGCAGGGAATGTTGGCGCCAATGCAACCGGCTCCTGATCAGTAAAGCCAAATAAAAATTTCTTGAGCGAAAAATCTGTTGATGTGGAATAAACTTAATTTCCACGCCTCAGCAAATGAAAGTTAGGTGAAAAAAATCTTATTAGGCTCAGTTCGAGCGGAGTCAATGACCTTTCGACTCCGCTCAAGCTGAGTATCCTAATTATTTGTTTATTCTAAAACCAATGGGAATGTTAGATCAAGGTCTGTTTCCCCTCCAGCTTGAGTAAAGTTCTCAAAATTTGGGTTATCAGCTCCTGGGTAACTTTTATCCAAATCATGTCTTAGTACCAATCTCATATTTGCATTGTTTGAAACAGGATCTGTTGCCACTTCGATTGTACCGTTCAATCCAATCAATTCTCCTGATGGGTCGGCATAGGTATATGTTAATGCTGGTGTTCCCACAAATGCAGTTCCCAAGAAATAAAACTGGTGCTCGTCAGACTCTTCCTCTACTTCTTCTGTGATGTCTTCATCAGCAATTGAATTGTACAAAGAGATTTCCATTTTATAGGATTTTCCTTTGGTCAATGTAACAGTTTCTATTGATGGTGTTCCTAATTCAATACCTTGTGGGTCAGAGGCTACAAACTGAAATGGATCACCAATTGTTGCTCCAGTTCCATCAACTTCGGTAAAGATTAAAGTGACTTCTGTAATTACTTCTTCATCATTTTCTTCTACTGGATCATCACTCTCACAAGATGAAAATGTGAATGCCAAAAAAGTAGCAAGGATAAAAAAACGAATTCTTGATAAGTTGTTCATAGTATTAATTGGTTTAGAATTGGTAATTAATTTTTAATAAAATATTTCTTCCCATGTCATCAGTGAAGTACCTGAATCTGTTCATGTATTCTTTATAGGAAGTGTTGAAGATATTTTGAACTTGCAAGCCAAGGTTTAGCGTGTTGTCTTCTCCTATTTTAAGTTTTCTTTGATACCCAAGGTTAAATAGGGCATAACCTGGAGGTGCAGCAGCAAGGTCAAAATCTGGTTCCCTCTTTTGACGAGCGACCAACATATTGCTTAGTGTCAATTTATTGGTTTGATCAGAGGTTTCTGGGCCAAATTGATAAGCCAAGCCCCAATCCATTCTGTCCGATGGGATAAAGGGGAAGAAATTGTCTTCTTCTGTATTTTTGGCTCTGATGATAGAGCCTTTAGCATACCCACTAAGCTTCGTAGTAAACATATAGCTGCCAGAAAAATCCACTCCATAGAAGAAGGCATTGGCTTGCAGATATTCATATACATTAAATGTTCCTCTTAATGAGACATAAGTTTCATTCGTTGGGTTGAGGTAGATGTAATTGCTGATATTATTAGCATAGGCAGTTATCTCCAAATGAGTTCTGCTTCCGTCATACTCCAATTCATTCACCCATTTTAGAGACTTTTCGGAATTCAGGTCAGGGTCTCCAATTTCCACAGCTGCAGCGCCATGGTGTAAGCCTTGGCTAAATAATTCATTGACATTTGGAGGTCTCCATGCAGTACCCAGATTCGTATTGAAGGTGACACTTGGAGAGATTTGATACAAGCCTCCGATAAATGCCGAGAAATTATTATACATTAAATCAGCGGTTTCTAACTGAGAGTCTACAAATCTGGCTGTATTAACTGATCGGGTATCAAACCTTAATCCGCCTTCAATTTCCAACGGCCCTTTACTATATTTTTCTATTGCATACACCCCTAGATTCAACATGTCATAATTCGGAATCAAAGGAGTTACTCCTGTTCCGGGAATATTACTGTTAGCTTGTTGAATCCCATTAATACCAATGGTTCCACTCCATTCACTTTTAAGACTGTGCTGGTCTACAAATAGGTCTATTGTATTGGTGAATAATTCTAAATCCAGACTTGGCTTTTCATTTAAGTCGCCTCTTCTTTTATCAAACTCTTGTCTATAGTTTGCCTGAAAGCCATATTGAAAGTTTAATTTCCATTGATCACTGAGGTGATAGTGTGACTTTAACTTTGCCAAGTGATGTGATACCACCTGTTTGGGATTTATAATTTCATAAGTAAAGCCAGGGTCCGAAAAAGGTCTCCCATTCTCTATTATCGCTAAAAGATCATCCAAATTCCCTGTATGGGAATCTCTTAATATCCCCAAGCTCGTATTGAAGTAACTGTAATATCCTTCTACGCCTAATTTTGAACTGCTATAACCTAAAGAACCAGAGAAGTTCAATTCACTCAATCCAGTGTTACCCTGAAAATAATCTGGAGATTTAATGTTTCCACCTCTTTTTGCAGAGGCCTGAACTTGGTACCCTAAGCCTTTGATTTTATCTGAACCGTTAGCATGGGATATTGACACATTACCCATTCGCCCATTGGTACCGGTAGTTAAGTAGAGATTTGTTTTTGGGTCCTTTTTGGTAGGAATAGGAGCAGGGTTAACCAATATAACTCCTCCCATGGCTTCGGGGCCATAGCGGACAGTTTCTGCGCCTTTGATCACTGTGATTTCATTGGCTACAAACGGATCAATTTCTGGTGCATGTTCCGCACCCCATTGTTGACCTTCCAATCGGATTCCATTGTTTAGAATCATGATTCTATTACTGTGCATCCCATGAATGACAGGTTTAGAAATGCTATTTCCTGTAGAGAAAGTTGTTACCCCAGAAATTCTTTTCAGGCTTTCGCCAAGGTTCTCTCCCCTGGATTCCAAGAGAGCCTCACCATATAGGGCTGTCACAGATGTGGTAGTTTGAACTGCGAGCTTATGTCCATGAATCTCCACTCCACCTAAGCTCACGGATTCTTCCTCTAGTCGGTAAGTTTTGTTGAAATTGTTCGTACTGAGTTTTATGGTATCCTTTATTCCTTTGTGTCCTAGGTATTGAATGGTCAGAGCATAAGTGCCTTCACAGAGATCTTTGACTACGAAATTTCCATTCTCGTCAGATACAGCTCCTGAAGCGCTTTCCACTACCCAGATATATGCAGCTTCAATTGGATCGTTATTTTCAAGGTGTAATATTTTCCCTCTGATAGCCAAATTACAATTTTGACTAAAGGCACTTGATGCCTGGAGGAATAGTATTGATAAAATGGCCGCTTGTATAAATTTCACAAGACAAAAGTAGAATCGTATTTCTGCAAAAACTAGCTTAAATGTAACAAAGTTGCAAAAATATGAAAAAAGCTGTCATAAGCTATTCTAATGGTCAGAATAGCGGACGGGTTGTTTACACCTGAAAAAGAAAAAGTCCGACATTTCTGACGGACTTAGATAGAAAGCTTTGATTTTTAG
Above is a window of Algoriphagus machipongonensis DNA encoding:
- a CDS encoding TonB-dependent receptor gives rise to the protein MAIRGKILHLENNDPIEAAYIWVVESASGAVSDENGNFVVKDLCEGTYALTIQYLGHKGIKDTIKLSTNNFNKTYRLEEESVSLGGVEIHGHKLAVQTTTSVTALYGEALLESRGENLGESLKRISGVTTFSTGNSISKPVIHGMHSNRIMILNNGIRLEGQQWGAEHAPEIDPFVANEITVIKGAETVRYGPEAMGGVILVNPAPIPTKKDPKTNLYLTTGTNGRMGNVSISHANGSDKIKGLGYQVQASAKRGGNIKSPDYFQGNTGLSELNFSGSLGYSSSKLGVEGYYSYFNTSLGILRDSHTGNLDDLLAIIENGRPFSDPGFTYEIINPKQVVSHHLAKLKSHYHLSDQWKLNFQYGFQANYRQEFDKRRGDLNEKPSLDLELFTNTIDLFVDQHSLKSEWSGTIGINGIQQANSNIPGTGVTPLIPNYDMLNLGVYAIEKYSKGPLEIEGGLRFDTRSVNTARFVDSQLETADLMYNNFSAFIGGLYQISPSVTFNTNLGTAWRPPNVNELFSQGLHHGAAAVEIGDPDLNSEKSLKWVNELEYDGSRTHLEITAYANNISNYIYLNPTNETYVSLRGTFNVYEYLQANAFFYGVDFSGSYMFTTKLSGYAKGSIIRAKNTEEDNFFPFIPSDRMDWGLAYQFGPETSDQTNKLTLSNMLVARQKREPDFDLAAAPPGYALFNLGYQRKLKIGEDNTLNLGLQVQNIFNTSYKEYMNRFRYFTDDMGRNILLKINYQF